One window of the Salvelinus fontinalis isolate EN_2023a chromosome 2, ASM2944872v1, whole genome shotgun sequence genome contains the following:
- the LOC129820169 gene encoding transforming growth factor beta activator LRRC32-like — protein MAAYLWLVLAIVSDVAESLLHPSRQLSPCQMVQNDVYCNDLNLRTVPAKLPHGIQKLDLSRNLLQNLTQEVLSIYTTVHHLNLHSNKIQFIQPGLFKDMTNLQVLDLSSNYLDVFAVLKTSIGPLVAVKRLDLSGNGLYTGMTDLFLSEAPELINLSLNGNSITKVGKETFCGSLALRNIDLHNNVILEIDDGAFDSLIHLSELDLSINSITCITDFNLSQLKVLNLSRNSMECFQTTDSDLEYELLYLDLRENKIHYFPVLPRKNKLMYLDLSRNRLMSINTTGTADEMEHFRDTFVPHTQSGGTSRHQDLSRLMYLNMSYNQINSIPQSFFCSMVSLEHLNISNNCIRAFSVDQESPLNSLETLDLSYNALQKLSFGENTLRSLQELFLQGNVLRNMDSGPFQRLPSIRGLHLQQNYLKVCPSERKPLQTDHNSQDQSGCVSFASIPSLHFLNLSGNSLEVLPPYAFNGTMLRLLDLSLNPGLDIHQNSFSGLEKSLTHLSLRENHITELNTDLSLLNSLKFVDLSTNKLIALPLWNKEPSIESLNLQNNNLVTLEHDTVVVLERTLKTLYMGSNPLSCCSNPRFLNMLQRSNVVVPDIATVTCQYMENSELVELNIRSVTQEQCQKLDSKSTSIIVIVVMALALIVVLVVLFKVCHLRRHKLNSSFRA, from the exons ATGGCAGCCTacctctggctggtcctggccatTGTCAGTGATGTGGCAGAATCCTTGTTACATCCCTCACGCCAGCTCTCCCCCTGCCAAATG GTACAGAATGATGTGTACTGCAACGATCTGAACCTGAGGACCGTTCCAGCCAAGCTTCCTCATGGCATCCAAAAGCTGGACCTATCTCGGAACCTTCTACAGAACCTTACCCAAGAGGTTCTATCAATCTACACCACCGTTCATCATCTGAACCTCCACTCCAACAAGATCCAGTTCATCCAGCCGGGTCTGTTCAAAGACATGACCAATCTGCAAGTGCTGGACCTCTCCAGTAATTACTTGGATGTTTTTGCTGTTTTGAAAACCAGCATTGGGCCTCTTGTGGCCGTGAAGAGGCTTGACCTCTCAGGCAATGGCCTGTACACAGGGATGACCGACTTATTTCTCAGTGAAGCGCCAGAACTCATTAACCTTTCTCTGAATGGCAATAGTATCACCAAAGTGGGCAAGGAGACCTTTTGCGGATCTTTGGCCTTGAGAAACATTGACCTTCACAACAATGTCATCTTAGAGATCGATGATGGAGCATTTGACTCACTGATCCATCTGTCCGAGCTTGATTTGTCCATTAACTCCATCACTTGTATCACTGACTTTAACCTTTCCCAACTGAAGGTGCTGAACCTCAGTAGGAACAGCATGGAGTGCTTCCAAACCACAGACTCAGACCTAGAGTATGAGCTCCTCTACCTCGACCTGAGGGAAAACAAGATCCACTACTTCCCCGTTCTCCCAAGAAAAAACAAGCTCATGTACCTGGATTTGTCCAGGAACCGCCTGATGAGCATCAACACCACGGGGACAGCGGATGAGATGGAACACTTCAGAGACACGTTTGTGCCTCACACACAGTCAGGTGGAACCAGCCGACACCAGGACCTCTCAAGGCTTATGTACCTCAACATGAGCTACAACCAGATCAATAGCATACCGCAGTCTTTCTTCTGCAGCATGGTGTCTCTTGAGCACCTCAACATCAGTAATAATTGTATCAGGGCCTTTTCTGTTGATCAGGAGAGCCCTCTGAATTCTCTGGAGACCCTGGACCTGAGTTACAATGCCCTACAGAAACTCTCGTTTGGTGAGAACACCCTAAGGTCACTGCAGGAACTCTTCTTACAAGGGAATGTTCTCAGAAACATGGACTCTGGACCATTCCAAAGACTGCCCAGCATCAGAGGCCTTCACCTCCAGCAGAACTACCTGAAAGTCTGCCCCTCAGAGCGAAAACCACTACAGACAGACCACAACTCCCAGGATCAATCAGGCTGTGTCTCCTTTGCGTCCATACCAAGCTTGCACTTCTTGAACCTCTCTGGAAACAGTCTTGAAGTTCTGCCACCGTATGCCTTCAATGGCACCATGCTCAGGTTGCTGGACCTGTCCCTAAACCCAGGCTTGGATATTCACCAGAATTCATTCTCTGGTCTGGAGAAGTCCCTAACTCACCTATCATTGAGAGAGAACCACATCACAGAACTGAACACAGACCTTTCCCTGCTAAACAGTCTCAAATTTGTGGACCTGTCCACCAACAAGCTGATCGCTCTCCCCTTGTGGAACAAGGAGCCCTCCATAGAGTCCCTGAACCTGCAGAACAACAACCTAGTCACCCTGGAGCACGACACAGTCGTGGTCCTGGAGCGGACGCTCAAAACCCTTTACATGGGCTCGAACCCTCTCAGTTGCTGTAGCAACCCCCGCTTCCTCAACATGCTCCAACGCTCCAATGTGGTCGTCCCGGACATCGCCACAGTAACCTGCCAGTACATGGAGAATTCAGAGCTAGTGGAGTTGAACATTAGGAGCGTTACGCAGGAACAGTGTCAGAAGCTGGACAGTAAGAGCACTAGCATCATCGTCATTGTGGTGATGGCTTTGGCGCTGATCGTGGTGCTGGTGGTGCTCTTTAAGGTGTGCCACCTCAGGAGGCATAAGCTCAACAGTAGCTTCAGGGCCTGA